The sequence CGAAGGTCACGGCGTAGACGTAGTCTACGATCCTGTCGGAATGATCGTCCCCTCGCTCAAGGTGATCGCCTGGAACGGGCGTATCATTGTCGTTGGTTTCGCTGCTGGTACCATCGAAAAGATCCCTGCCAACCTCATCCTGCTCAAAAACGTCGCTGTCACAGGCGTTCACTGGGGTGCCTACGTTCGTAACGAGCCAGACAAGATCGGCGAGACCTGGGAGGCACTGCTCGACATGTTCAAGACCAAAAAAGTCACGCCTACCGTGTTTGAGCACATCTACGAAGGTTTGGAGAGCGTCCCGGAGGGATTGAAGGATCTGGCTGATAGAAAGACGTGGGGAAAGGCCGTGGTTCGCATCCGTGCTGATCCACAGTTCCCTCCTAAGGGAAAGCACAAACTTTGATTCGTTTCGCTTTCGCAACCTCATCAAAACTTTTGGCTTGTATCTCAGCCGATCTGAATAAACACCTGCATTCCATTCCGGACGGGACGAAGTGTGTGAAATGTGCAAGAACAGCTCTATTTTTCACCTATCGTGCTGAGATCACTTCTTAGCCACGTGAACGCGATGGTACTGCGGGTTGCCAGCTGCCCTGGTACCCATCAGCGCTACACTAGCATCCTCGGTCCAGCTTGGGTAGGACATCAATCCACGTGCCAACAGTACCGCATCACACTCTCCGCTCTGAATCGACTGCTCGGCCAACTTGCCAATCTGGCTGCGGTCTTGGCCGTTGGGCGAATCGTAGGAACCTTCCATCATTCCCACGGCCCCGACGAGCATGCGTTTGGACGCGTCGGGTTCGATTTTGGCCAGAGCATCGCGAACGGCTTTTGCTCCGAATAGCTGGTATCCGGCTCCCACGGTGATTTTTTGGAATGGAACCAGGCCGCCGGAGCTGACGTCTAGCAGGTCGACTCGAGCCTCTTggagcatcttggcgagTTCAACCGTCTGGTCAACGGTCCAAGAGTCGGCTTGGTGCGCTTGGTCGGCCCAGTCGGTGGAGCTGACGCGCACCCAGAGACCCTTGTTGGGGAATTCTTGGCGGATTCGACGGGCAACGTTGAGCAGAAATCGAGCGCGGTTCTCCAGGCTACCGCCGTACTCGTCGGTACGCTGATTGGTCAACGGGCTGAGGAACGAGTGCATCAGGTATCCGTGAGCGCTGTGAAGTTCGACGTAGTCATACCCAGCTTCAAACGCCCATCGTGCCGACTGAACGAATTTGTCTTGCAACTTGTTGATGTCCTCGGTCGTGAGAGCTCGAGGGGTAACGTGACCTTGCGCATATGCGATGGCCGAAGGAGCGACGACACGATCCGGCCAGCCACCTTCCTCCTGCGTCACAAACTTTTGCTTCTTTTCTCCGCGGTAGAAAGGTGACCAGTCCGAGGCCTTCCTTCCCGCATGCGCCAGTTGCAGCCCTACACCCAGACCATCCGTGAAGGACTTGAGCACCGACACCAGCGCCTTGTGTGCATCCCGATGCTGTTCCGACCAAATACCCAGGTCCTGAGGCGTGATCCTCCCCTCTGGCTCAACACCAGATGCTTCGACCATGACGTTTCCCACACCGTGCAGGGCAAACGATCCCAAATGCGCAATGTGGTACGGAGTAGGAAGACCATTGTTCGCAGAGTACTGGCACATGGGAGAGACAATGATGCGGTTCTTGAAGGTCATCTTACCCGCCTGTTCCGGTGCAGCAAAGGGCAATGTCAACGTTTGGAACAAAGCCGGTTTTTTGACACCCTCTGGCAGGATGGATTCCGGGACCGAGCCAGGAGGAGGGTGGCCACTTCGAGTGGGGACAAAGTTGCTGATCTTGAGtgcatcgatcgagtcgacgaGAGGCGGTGTGAGACCAGACACGAATCGAGACGTGTCCATGTCAGCGCATGCCGCGTTTGTAGATTGGTGCGAAGGCATCTTGACgcgctttgctgcttgcgaTTGAGTGGGTAGTGTTGTGAATGTCGAGATAAGACGCCGGATCGAACGAGAGAGGGAGGGTCTATATACCTGCATCGAGGCGATAAGCAAGGTTCTAAGCGAATAGCAAAAGATCCCACAAGAACCTTTTTTGCTCACGGCAACGCTTGTTTGCCGTCCATGTTGCAGCGTTCCAATATCGGGACCATGCACACGGCTATAAGTCGATgccgcaatcgtgaatcgttaATCTGGCGACATGCGAAATGCGCTTTTGGATGACTCTGAGGATGACGTGCGAggtttcgtgtttgcgaTTTGTCGGTGTTTGCGGCTCTGCGTTTCGGGCTGATGATGATCACAGATCGTAAATTGTCTTGGTTTCtccactcaccactcgagCGTGCCTGTGGCCATCTCTCATCGCAGCGGCTATGCATTTTTTAGAGCTGCACGCTTCTCAACTCACAaagccatcatcatccaaGAGCAATGCCGTCTTCCTACGTTTGCTTGGGAGCTTGCCTATCACATGTGCCTCTGGAAAGCCGTTGAATGTCGCTTTATGGTGAAGCAACCACCGACCTGTCAGATCACAAAGCACACATGCAGAGGTTTATCGGTTCAATATCTCAGCTGCGGGTATCTAATTGTATCTGGTTTGGTATCGTATCGACATGGAAAGCAAAGGTACTGAGTATTTAGGCTCATTTGCTCAGCGAGAGCGGTTTGCCAGCTTGGTAAATTACGGGTCTTCCCATCGAGCCTTGCGCAGCGCTCTTTTGTCGTGAGAGAGTCCTAATCCAACGCACTTCCATTCCACCCTCGAGCAAGCCATGTGTAGGCGAGCCAAAGCGGTCGTTCCATACGATGGAGACACACCGCTGTACGAGTGCTTCTGAATTATCTCGTTCTGCACCTGCGCAAGATGCGTGGTGTTGAGCAAGGATATGCATCGCCGCAAGAGGGACGTTGCTTGACCGTACCTGAAGTAGCGCCTGCTTGCTGAAGCCCGATGACGAGAGCATGATGCCGGCAAGTGGAACATCGTCTtcatcaacagcaacagagCCTGTCGCTTGGGTGACTTCGCGATGCGCTTTCGAGACGGACACGGCCGACGATTCTCGAAACATGACACCTTCCATCTCGCGAACCAGAGCAGGACCCATCTTTTTTCCTCCTTCGTCTTGACACTTGCACTGTGCTACGATGCGAATGCGTCTTTGGCGCCGTAGATGTGGTTGGGTTACCGATGTCAATGCCAATGCGGAAgtcggtgctggtggaagCTGCCACCATCCGCGAAGGTCGATGCCACGATCTCCTGCTCCACCTGTCCTCTCCAACTCCATGCCAAACATTTGGCTCATTAACGCACGGCAGAGATGTTCATATCGCGTGCCTCGGGCAACCGAACTCTCTGTATCGCCCACTTGTGACTGGAAACGTGCTTGGGTTGCGGACGTACCCGCTTTCTGCTGCGAGGCTGAGACTGTCAAGGATCGTGCCGGGTGGTTGGAAGCCTGCTGATGCGCTAGCATGCGGCTTGTGCGCGACAGTACCGAGACGCTGCACGCCAGACGCGACGTTCTAGCAATCATGGGTGAGTGGGTTCACGGCATCATACATGCCCGGGTAGGCCATGCAAAGTAGTGTCGAGTGGAGAGGTCAAGGTCAACCctaactcgtgacttgttgAAAAGTATCGAcaaaagtcgtgagtggggCGCGTGGTTCCGGCCGAGTTACCAAAATTCTTAGGAAGAAAGGTCGCGAATCGgaacattcgtgattcacgtttaGCCTTTACACCTTcactttgtgcttgcttcACTTTGACTTTGATTGTGCTTTGCTTGCAACAACCAACCTCTGTCGCTTTGATCATCATCTTTCTCAATCATCCTCACGTTCGAAACTCGCACATGATGCTGACATCAGCATCACGTCTCAGCCGCAGCGCTGCGCATCAAGCAGCGATATCCCTGATTGCTCGTTCCGCTATCTCCAAAAACGTCTCCTCTGCCCGAACTCTGACCGCCTCGGCTCGCACATGTTCATCTGGCAGACGCATGGTCAGCTTCGGTCATTCGCGCCACTACGCTACCTCTACTACCCCCACATCATCCTCTCTCGACCCAGCAGATGAGGAATCACAACGCTTCCTCGAGGAAGGCACCACGCATCTTGAAGCAGGCGATCTTGCTCGTGCCAAAGAGTCGTACCAACGCAGCCTTTCTATCAAACGGAATTCGTCGGCGCTGTTCAACCTCGGCGTCTGCCTCTACCATGACCGCGATCTTGCTGCCGCCATCGAAGCGTGGAATgagtcgctcgagctcgctccGGAATCTGCAGACGCACATACCAACTTGGCGTCGGCCTACGTGCTGAGCAAACCGTCGCGTCCAGATCTGGCCGTCTCGCATCTCAAGACGGCGGCGAGCATCACACCGGAAGACCCCGAGATCCAGTACAACTTGGCGGCGGTGCTCGAAGCGTgcgaacagctcgaggaggCGCTAACCGCTTACAAGAGGGCGTTGGAGGGTGGCATTCAGAGGGCAGAGCAGAACATTCGCAATTGCTCGGCAAAGTTGCTCAGCGCTAAGTTCGCGgtgcagcaacagcaggaggagcagcaaAAGCAACAGGAAGCTTCGAAAAACGTCGAGTGACTGTACAGAAGCGGTTGTAGCGTGACTTTTGATTAATGTGCAACAGCGGCCTCTGCCTTAGTCGCAAGTGGCGTTTGTGCGTCAGTTTGGACTATGGCTTGAGATGTGCAAACTGGGTCGTGAACGGTGGCGTAATGTTGCAAGGGTGATGCGATCCTGTCTGGCAGTAATGATGAAGTAGGCAGTGAAGAAAAAGGAGTAACCACACCATCTATCGTTTTGTCTGTCGCGCGTGATCCTAAGGTATACCTGCACCGATATCTGCTTCTCATGCCGTCAAGCTTCTGTCATGTTTCCTGGTGCTGTTTCTCGAGCGATGCCCTTTCCGTCACGCTAGGCTGACCCGCTCTGCTACTCTTCTTGTAACTCTCGATGACCGTCTTGATTCTCATCTGTTCGGCCTTGAGATTCCTCCTGCACATTTCCCAGCTAGCCAACGAGACGAAACAGAACGAGCCGACGCCCCAGTTTAAGCCGCGCCGCAAGCCTCGGCCGGCGACGAGGCTGATTCCTGCTACTCCGGCGGCGGTAGCCATGCCTATGAGCAAGCTCGCGCGTGCGCATGGGATGGAGCCTATACGAGAAATGTCGTTGACCGGATCGATCGAGCTTATCGCCGCTCGTAGCTTGGTGGCTTGCACCTGGTAGATCGGAATCGACAGGTGTGAGTCAGCGAAAACAGTCGAGGTCGTTGCAAGGTAATTCGGTCAACTTACCTTTGTTCCCGAGACATCGCTGGCATTCGCGCGCTCGCTGCCGTCTCCTATCAATGGCTGGCTCGCTTCGTGTAGCCTTGACATGCTTGCTATGCTGTATTTCCGTCGTCCACCGCCTCTGTTCCAATACGCAAGCCGTAATGCGCGCCTGGGTGATCGTCCAGATGTGTGGTTGCTAAGACAAATCCACACGCACGTTGAGCCGATTCCTAAAACCGCTCAAACTTGTCCGAATTTGTCCATCCCAAACCCACACGAGAGCCACTTGAATTTGCGCGacccattcgtgattcacgattcgtgattgcaactCCAACACATTGTGATTCCAACGTCTTGCACCTTCACCAGTCAGCCCGAACATGCAAGCGTCAACACCACGGTCGTCGGTCGACAAGATTCAAAACACAAATGCGACAACAcacacaatcacaatcgcAGAGCTTGACAAAAATCAAAAACCTCGAAGAAAAAAGCTACATCTACATGTACAAGGTGCGCAGAGCATTCAAGGCTCGTGGTCCTATCCGAAAGAAGAAAACGGTCCATCTCATACGTTGTTCTACGACGTAACGACATGACAAAGCTAGCGTCGCAGGGAGAGATGCCGATCAGAATGAGAAACTGATTCCGGgagcgagagagaaaagagtgtgtgtttgtgtgtgtgttgtCGAGTTCTTGTGCGTGTGCACGTAGGCGCGAGCAATCGCATCTGCTTCAAAGGAGCTCGAAAGATGGAGTGCGCGGTAAGAGAAACGGGAAACATCCTTGAATAATGAACGTGAGATGACCGGCAAACTACAACGCCGCCAAGGCGGCGACGGGTTTGTATGTCAGGTTGGAGCAGAGGATGCCTCTGGCGTCGTTCAGCGAGTTGGAATGCGTTTGGTAGATGAAGGCGGAATGCAGATCAACCGTCACAGCAAAAGCAGCGTCATTTTGTCAGCCGCCTTCTAGTAAGCACCGCGCTCGCTGTAGCGTCGCGAACGTCCGCCGCGGTAAGCAGCAGGTTCCGGAGCAAGCTGCGTCCTGCTTCCGTATGCATCGCCACCAAAGCTTCTCCTAGGAGCACGGTCGTCGTAGCTCCTGCGGCTGTAACGGCGGCTGTTGCGCGGTTCATCATCATAGTAGTCGTCTGCAGGAGCAACATCGCGGCGGCTGCGACGCGATTCTCGGCGACCGACGTTGCCGTAGACGCGCGAGTCGTCCGGCTCGTAGTAGTCGTCGTAGCGCGATCTGCGGCTGGCACGGCTGATGGGACGCTGTGGCTGTTGGTAGTAGTCCTTCTCCGGATAGTCGTTGGCGGGATAGACAGGACGGGCAGGCTCGTAGTCGTCATAGTAGTTGTCTTTGCTACTAGAGCGCTTGAGGTACCAGCCAAGTGCAAGCATCATGAAGCCAAAAAAGACGGGCGGAAGAGAAGCCACTTGCATCCAGATGGCAGGGCCGAGCTCGCTACCGATGGGCGAGAGCGAACCAGTGCTCTGGAAGCTTCTGGCCTTGTTGCGCGCCAAGATAAAAaggacaagctcgatgacCAGGCTCGCCATGGTGAGGAACGAAGCCCAGAGTGCGGCCAGCGGCCAGAGGAACGTGTTGGtgcagaggtggaggaaAGCAGcgccggcagcagcgccggTCAAACCAGCCGAGATGGgctgcagcaccagcgcATAGGGTAGCTTGTCGACAAAGAATCGGTCAATGGCGTTGTCGATACCGTTGAGCGTCTGTTGGTAGCCCAGGCCGGTGGGTGTGCACAACGTGTCCCCGCCTTGCTCAAAGCATTGCGACCAGATACCAAACGTAGTGCGCaggatcgtcgagctggattGGTCGGCAAATCGGACGTAGAGGAAGTAGATCCCCTTGATGTATGGCAGACCAAGAGCGacaagcagctgcaggaTGAACGAAGCGCCGATGGCAAGGAAGCCCACAAAGATGATAAAGACGGGCGCAATCCGCATGTTGGTAAAAGTGCCTACAGTGGATGTGTCCCGAGGCTAGATAGAGACAGGTTTTGGCGGGAGGTTGCACCTGAGTAGGGAGCTCAAGGGGGAAGACGGCTCGACGTGCAAGTCGCACGGAGCGGATGGATGATGTACAAGGACCAGCGGGGTCGcggtgaggatgaggtgACCGAGGTATGTGCGGATCGCCAATATTGCAaagacgaggtggatggtggtgatgatcaagacgatGGTTGTAGATGGTGATACGGAAGCGGACAGAGCTCAAATCAAGCAGGCGAGGGACAACAGCTAGCGATGAGGCACAGCAAAGCACAGCAGAGGGAGAAGTTCAAGTGCCAaagagaggagaggaaacggaggaggaggagcttCTTGCAGGAATGCAAACCTGGCAGGCACATGCAcagaggacgaggaggcggaTGGACTAATCAAGGCAAACTCGGGCGCAAGTCAACAGACGCGCAGCACACTATTCTCGCGCCAGAGAGGAAGCGAGAGGTACGTATGATATAACGTGGTGAGACAGAGTTGGCTGACGGGGCTCCAACCGCAGTGCAGACACCGGCATCCATCGACAGCCTAccaagtcacaagtcacagcGGCTTCTCTGGTCACACATCCTCTCAAGGTTTGGACGACTCGCGTACGTATGGGTGGTGCAAGCGCCAAGCAGggcagcgacgagctggaacAATGGACTGGATTTTAGGCAACAAGGGAGCAAGAGGAGACGAGAAATCCGAAAGGGGATGGTGACAGCCTTTGTTTCACCTGGCTCTCAACAGCGACCAACCTGCCAAGTGCTACTATGCCTTGGAGTTTGTAGCTCCGCGATCAAGACATAAGTGTGCACAACATGCTGCCCGCTTGCGACCACAGTAGCCGAATTCTCGCGCTGTGTCGATCCCCTGTCGACGTTGCACAAAAGTTTTCTGGTCGCTACGTTCGTGGAGCACCGCTGAATCGACGCTTCGTGGTCGCTCGTAGTGATATTTAGCTGAACAAGCTGAACGAATCTATTTAACTGACTTGGCTGAAAGAATGGGCAGGTGAGCTTGATGGCAGTGTCAATCGAGTATGCTCTTGTCGACACTCTAGACGCTAGGACGAGGAAACTCAATCGAGGATGTGGCACATTGCAAGGCGCTTCGCTTAAATCGACCGCCTGCAGCTTGACACAATCTCCGCTCTGGATTCAATTGGATAGAGACGAGGTTGGGTTAAAACACGATTATATCACTCAGGATGTTTGAGCTGGATAGTGGGCATGTGCTTTTGGTGGTTGGCCTGCCTCGGTTCGTGCTCGAAACCTCATGCAGTCAACTGGTGCATGCATCAAGTCTACTTTTCCCCTTGCGCTTTCAGAAGGCCTTTTTCTCGCGCTCgtttcagtcacgagtgactcacgactctcaAGTCTGATACAGTGGTAGGCGCGTCCTATGCCCACAAAAAGGCGGCTCCACAAATATTCAACTCTGTACTGCACCGACTCACTCGGGTTAATGCTGCGTGTatgatttacgatttgCAGTTGTTATTCATAGTTTTATGGAAAAGTCTCTAGAGAAGATCTTTTCCTTTCCGGAGCTCGAGGCATGCATGTGACAAATTTGAAAACTTTACCTAACTTAACGTAGTTAACATCCAAGTCtccaattcacgattcgtgattcattaTTCATGGTGGTGATGTAGATGGTGTGTTGCGCTTGGCTCAACTGCCGTGGATTCTGACAtctctctcgctcctcCGATTTGCCCGTATACGAATGATCAGTCCCCACGGGAGCGTACTGCTTGATTTGCATCGAATCAACAGCTCGCACAaggcaagcgtgaagcactTCTTGGCAGTTGCCCCGAAACCAGCTTTGTCCCGCAGTTCCCGCCCGTCCCTTTCTCCGTTACCTCTAACCGCAGGCCAGGCACGCACCAGCACGAGGTAAACAAGTCCATCGCCCTAACTCTTGATACCAATCTATTCCCCGGCCCGTCACCATGAACATGCAGTCGAAACAGCCAGATCACAAGCGTGAATATGGCCACCTTACACTTCCAGCGCAAGCCGAATAACTCAGTTAACTTAAAAGTGTCTAATTCCTCCCACCTCCTGCAGCGGAGCATGCGAGCTGTAGGTCGTAGATCTGGGGCAACCCAATTTCGGCTTGCTTTCCTCGCTTCGACTTCTCCTGACTTTTTCGCGCGACTCCAAAATGAAGCCCGATAGCATTTGATCTCTACCCGATCTTGATGGCCCATCAACAGGCTCTCAACACAGTCGAACAACGTGATGATCAACGGAATGACGTTCGACTTTCTTCTCTCAAACCAAGAGGAAGCTCAAGCCGTCACGCATAGACGACTGCCAGTATGCTGTATCATTACACGTGAAAAGCGGCTTAAAAGCTGCAGCAAGTAGAATCGTAGCTAAAATGTATAGACAAAAACGAAAGAGCAGAGGATTGTTGCATGCGAAAGCCGAGGCGGCTATCAGCCATCAGAGGTGCGTTGAAGTCCAGGTCAGAATGGCCTCTTACACGTTGTTACTTTCTGCTGGCTTCCTGTCATCCCTCGGAACGTATgcaggaggaggaggaccAGGTGGCGGGGCGTAGAGCGACGCATCGCCGCCGTTGTTGGCAGGTGTCCCGCCAGAAGGGAGGCCATATGCCTGTCCAGTGTATGGCTGTTGTCCATATGGCTGTCCATATGGCTGTCCATATGGCTGTCCATagccaccgccgccgccatAACCTTGTTGGTAATGTGACGGCTGGTTCTGCTGATGCATGGGAATAGTCGAGGTGGGCTGCGTCTCGAGGAATCTTCTTCTGCGTCGTCGTGCGACTAGCGAGAAGAGAATGACAAGCAAAACCACACCGACAGCAATGGCAACGCCAATGCCGATTCGTGCTCCACGATTGAGGCCGCTATTACAAGGGTAATAACTTCTGTATCCGCCGCAATAGTACGACATCCTGCTGCGTCCAAAAAGTTTCAGTAGGTGGGTTAATACACTTCTCCAAAGATGGCGAAGTCGTGGCGAGGTTTTCGCGCTACTTTGAATGAAAGGGTTGTCGGGGATAGATTTGCAGGCTTGATATGCAGCTTTTTGAAATCTTTGGTAAGGAACAGTAGTCGGATGCGATTCGTTTAGCACTGGTAGGGGCAATCGTAGATGTCAATGGCGAGCAAAAGGCGTGCGAAGGTGAGGTATGGAGGATGGTTGTGAGTATAAGGGAAGTGACCTCGAGTCGAAGCTCCTGTCCATATTTTGTTTCAGGCGGGCTGAG comes from Mycosarcoma maydis chromosome 1, whole genome shotgun sequence and encodes:
- a CDS encoding uncharacterized protein (related to flavin oxidoreductase), translated to MPSHQSTNAACADMDTSRFVSGLTPPLVDSIDALKISNFVPTRSGHPPPGSVPESILPEGVKKPALFQTLTLPFAAPEQAGKMTFKNRIIVSPMCQYSANNGLPTPYHIAHLGSFALHGVGNVMVEASGVEPEGRITPQDLGIWSEQHRDAHKALVSVLKSFTDGLGVGLQLAHAGRKASDWSPFYRGEKKQKFVTQEEGGWPDRVVAPSAIAYAQGHVTPRALTTEDINKLQDKFVQSARWAFEAGYDYVELHSAHGYLMHSFLSPLTNQRTDEYGGSLENRARFLLNVARRIRQEFPNKGLWVRVSSTDWADQAHQADSWTVDQTVELAKMLQEARVDLLDVSSGGLVPFQKITVGAGYQLFGAKAVRDALAKIEPDASKRMLVGAVGMMEGSYDSPNGQDRSQIGKLAEQSIQSGECDAVLLARGLMSYPSWTEDASVALMGTRAAGNPQYHRVHVAKK